CACGGTGGATTGCGGATAGGTGCCAACAATAATTTCCCCGTTGTCGCAGACACTGGCGAGGATATTACCGCTAGGTGTAATGTCGATGGCTCGAATTTTAATGGGGCCATGGTGTGGAAAAGAACCGGTTCGGCCATTCGAATCCGGAACGACATAGTGAATTTTGCCATCGATCGCGCCGCCGATGACGTGGCCCCGCCCCGCCGGGCGAACCACTGCGCAGACTTCGGCCGGGAAGCTGAGCAGCTCCATATTTTCGCCGTTGGCATCCCAAAGTTTGGCCACGCTCGGAGAGGTCTGAGCAAGAATCTGCCCGTTCGCGGAAGTGCGGAGACAGAACACTTTACCCGCGGACCAATCCGCAATTTTTGTTCGCGTGATCAGATTGTAGCCCTGGATGTTGGGCCCCTGATTATTCCCAAAATACAGCTCGGAATTGTCGAAGGTGAAATCGAGGCAATTCCAGGAAGCCTCACCGGGCAGACTGAAAAGCTTCTTGATTTCCCTGGAATAGTTCTGCTCGGCGAGAAGGTTATCGCTCAACAATTTCTGCATTCCGAGTACCAGCAGTCCTCCCGACTTTTTCTGAGCCACGATGCTCTTGGCATCCAGTACGTCCGCCCAGATCAGAGGCTCGCTGGCCTCGTACTTACCGAGCAACTTACCTCGGGCAGTTTCGTAGAGAAGCAGAGTTTTTTCCGATAAGCCGCCGAGAAACTTTCCTTCGGGATCCATGAAGCAATCGTGCAAATCGATCGGAGGGGAATCGAGGCGAACTTTCTCTGCGGATTCCGTGGAGAGTAAAAGCGATTCCGGATTGCTCGGCTTATCCAGCATGGCAAAGCGGAGATTGGCGTTTTGCGACATGGCAATCGAGCGTACCGGTGAAGCGAATGCCCACCAGGTCCCGCCTTTCGGATTGAAGTTCAGCGTATGCACGGAGGTCTTCATTTGAATGTAGACCGTGTCTCCTTCGCGAGCGGCCCGGACATCGGCAATCCCTTTCGGTTTCGGGAACTTCTTGTCGGGAATGAGGATCGCATTGCGAGTGACCATGCCGGTATCGCAGTTGACCTTCTCGACTTCATCGGTCTGACGATTACCGAAAAAGAGCCACTTGTCGTCGTTGGAAAAAACCAGACCGGCGACCGGCTGACTGGTTTCGTTGATCTTTCGAAGATTTTGTCCGGAAGCCGGGTCTATCAGGCTGACTTCCCCCTTGTCATCGGCGAGCGCTAACTTGGTACGGTCATTGGAAAACGCGAACGCCGTGAAGTTCTGATCGGCCGGCAGTTTGATCGAAACCGGCTCTCCCCCTTTAATCAGGTCGAGAATTTTGATGACCGGCGGGCTGGCTGAATCCAGCACGGCCAAAGTACCATCGGTGAGCACTCGCACCTGCTTAGCGGTCGTCTCCGGTGCGGGTTGTGGGTTGAATTGAACGCCCACGAGTTGGGTAGGTACTGTTTTGACCTCATCCTTTTTTGGAGGAGGCGTCTCTTTAGGAGGAGCGACCGCAATTTCGTCTTTTTTCTTGGGCGAATCGGATTTCTCCTTCTCGTCCTTGTCGTTTTTGACTAACTCGGTCTTGTCCTTCGCCGGATCCGATTTCTTGCTGAGATCTTCCGCATTTTTCTTGTTCGTGAAGATAATCAAACTGACCACCAGCATTGCAATCGATACGAGTCCGCCGACGATCAGCGGCAGTCGGGAGCCTTTGCGCTGCAGCGCCTCGCCCGGTTTGGCAGTGAGAGCCGCGAAAGCAGGAACGCTATCAGGGGCCGGTTTGGCCTGGGCCTGATTCCAACCCACATCGCCGGCCGCAACCGGCTTTGCAACAGCGGTGCTGAGCGCTTTGGTGGTTTCGGTCGACTTCTTCTGCAGCGAATAACCGAGCGTCTGGCTGGCCTCCTTTTCCTGAATGGGGGTGAGGACCGCCGGCTTTTCTTCGGGGAGGATTAAATCGAGCCAGGGGGCTTTATCGAGGGGCTTGCGCGCGTTGATTACCAGATTGGCGAGCAACGCGTTCAATGTCGGATCTTTGAAACTGGCCAGCTTCTTCAGCAGTGGACTTTTCGCGGGTTCCAGGAAATCCGATTCGCGAAAAAGCAGGTTGTCGCCGTTGTCGAAGGCTTTCCAAAGTTCCTCGCCTCCGAGGATGGTTCCGCGCAGGGCCGTCGCTATAACCAGATGCGGGAAGCGATCGACATCGGGACCGAAGATGCGGTTGCTGGCCCGCAAGGGGTGCTGATAATTGGCATGCCCGACTTCACCCGAGTTTTTCCCGGCCAGACTGGGTATCCACATACCGTCGTAATCGATCAATTTTAAACCGAGCTTAGCGGGAGTAAATCCCGGAACCAGCAGAACGTTGCCGTGCTGCAAGTCGGCATGGGCGATTTCGGAATCTCGCAATCTCTTGGATAACCGGCACCAGACACCCAGGAGTGCCTGGAGAACGTGGGGCTTCTCGAGATTATCCCGAACGAATTCATTCAGGGTGAAGCCTTCCACCCATTCCATTTTGACGATCGGAAACCATTGGTTGCGTACCCGAATTCCCTCTTCCTGATACTGAAAGCCGACGGTGAATGGCAGATTCTGCTTCCGGAGATGTTCGTCGATCTGCGCGTATCTCTCGCGCAGGCCGGTGACTTTACGGGTAAAGCACTTGATGGCCCAAACCGAGCCGTCGCCCCCTCGGAGTTGATACACATCGGCGAAATTGCCCGAACGGGGCACCGGGATTCCCAAGGGACCAGCCGGGACCTCCCCCGCCTTCAGATCAGGGTCTGAAAAGCAGCTGGCGGGATTCTGGATCGCCTCATTGTAATCCTGGGACAAGGGCCAATTCATTATGGCACATCCTTCGCGGAATGCCGAGTCATGCGAACGCAGATTGCCCGGCGTTCCGAATCGGGAACACCAGGCAAAATTTGGACGCCGAGCCCGACAGGGCTAATTCGTTGCAGCGGCAGCATTTGAGACATTCACTCTAAAGCATCGATAACCAGCAAAGTAATATCGTCATTTTTCAAGGCGGCCGATTCTCGCTGCGTGGTTACCCAGGTCTCGAAAAACATTTCCGGTGTGGGGAGTGAGCGAATATCATTAAGATCCAGCCAGGGTTTCTTTCCCGACTCCAACTCCGTCAGGAACCAGCAGGCTAATGCATCCGTCATCAAATAAAATATATCACCAGGCAGGAAGTTCGCCAAAAGGCGTTTTTCCATCGGAGTCTTTCCCGCACTGCGCGGCTTCGAACTCAACAAGGCCGGCCGTGAGCTAAATTCCGAGGCGGCTTGAAGTGGAAAAGCCTTTACAAGTTTATCATCTCGAACGTGGAATAAACAGGAATCTCCCACAGCAATCGCCTGATAAGTTCGTTCATTCGGCAGCAGGGTGAATTCCAAACCGAGAAATGTGGCAAAGGCCCCATCGTGCAGTTTTTCTTCCGCGAACCAGGAAATATTCTCTGGAGAGGCGGGCACGCTGTTGGCCCAAAGCTTTTGCAGCGGCGGCAGCCAATCCGCCCAGCCGTTGGGTGCCTGCAATAAAGAATTTTCGATGAAACCGAAGGTCAGCTTGTTGGCCCACTCGCCGGAGTAAGAACTCTCCGAGGCTCCGTCCGCGATTGCGAATCGGCAGACGGACAGGTCCGCCGCGGCGGAATCCTCATACTCGGCAAGTGAATGTCCCTTCTTTGGCTGCGAAAAGCTACTCCACCGGAATGGCTTCTGGCTCGTCATCCTTCATCCTTCAAGTTGGAATGCCAACAATTGGCCATTGGCCATTGGCCGCATAGTGAGCTAAACGGCGAACCCGGCGGGTGGTTTCGGTAATTCTTTTTAGCGAACGTGAGAAGCCACGCGCGTCCCGATTTCCAGAAATCTTACCAGGGCCACCAGGTCCGCATTGAACATGAAACCCCGGCTGTTCGGATTCACAGCAAAGCCTTCTTCCTCCGCCGCCAATCGCAATTTATCTGGCAGAACGCTCGACATTCGAAGCAGAACCTTGGCGTAGATGTCGGGAAGGCGGTTATCGTCGGAAGGAAAGGAAACCGGGACCGTTTCCTGCTCCGAAATGTGGGCGTTAAATAGTAAAACCTGCCCGTCGGTGCTGGATAGAGCTCGGATTTCCGAAGCGATTTGCATCGGGTTGGCGTCCGAGGGCTGGCCATCGGTGAGATTGATGATCAAAGGCGGAAAGCATTTTGGAAAACGGAGGAGGAATCCCCCGATGACCTGCTTGGCCAGTTCCAGAGCCCCGTACATGGCCGTCTTGCCCTCGGCCACCGGTTCGAACCAGATTGGGAAGCGATAACTCTGCTCCGTAAATCCCCCTGCCCCATCATCCACCAGTCGCTTGCGCTGTTCGACGCGCATCGGCGAGGTTGCCACCGCGCTGATCGGATGGAGGACCTTATTTTCCGAGACGTTCTTGAGGAGCGGGGTCACTGTATCGCCGTAACCGATCACCCCGATGTGAAAGTAATCGCGGACGCCATCCGCTTTGGCGCACTTCAGAACCAGGTTCTGCAAAACGCGATTGATAGCATCCGCGACACCTTCTGATTTTTTCTTCCCTTGCTGACCTCCAAAAGGGCCTTCCATCGAACTGGATTGATCGATGAGAAATAAAATGCAGGTCGGATTGGTGCGGCTGATTTCAGCTGTATATGGCATGGCTATCCGTGGAATTTAGCGAGTCGGACCCGAGTACTTACTCTTTAGGCATCGGTTTTATCGTACCGCTGAACGTAATCGATTTCAGCAAGATTCCTTCCGGAGCAATATTCCCGCCCGGCTGAATCACAATCGGAGTTGGGGGGCTCTTGTCCGCCTGAAGGAGAATCGTTCCGGAGGAGGGGATCGCGGACTTGTTCACAGATCCCTGACAGGAATAACTGAGCTTCGTTCCCTTCCGATCCAAGGTGTAGACGATACTGCTCTTGGGTGCCGTACCCGGAAAGGCAATTTCTTCGCCGAGCACCTGGATTCGCAATCCCGCAGCCCCGGGAATGGCGGTGATGTGAATCCTCCAGCTGTCCTCTACCAGAAAACGGGTCGTGATTGCCGCATCGTTCTTCGTGAAGCGCACGCCGTCCGTTTCGAGTCGGGAGCCGCCGGAATTCGTCAGGTTCGCAGAGAAGTTCTTTTCGTTGCCAATCAGCTGAGCATTGGAACGCACCAGGTTTGTCTCGGTCGCCGTGGCTGGAGTAGTAGTTGTGGTTGCCGGCGTCTTCGGGGCATTTTTAGTGGAATTGGCGTCCAGGCGCCGGGCCAGTTCGGTGGCCTGAGTATTTTTGCTGAGAAGTTCGATTTTATCGGCGGCCCCGACCTGACCGCTTTCGAGGGCCTTCAAATACCAATGTTTAGCACGCAACCAGCAACTGGCTTTAGCCGAATCGTTGGCAACCTCGGGTGAAATCCCCAAAGCCCACCAGGCATTTCCCAATTCGATCTGATCTCGAAACTCGGTCGGATTCTTCAGATCCTGGCTGGCAAGCTTTTTGAGCGATTCCATATCTCCCTGAGAGAGATGAGAAAGAGCTTCGGCATAATTCCGTTTCCGAAGCAGCAGGTATTTTCCGAGAATCGCATGGGAGGAAGCATCGTTCGAATTCGATTCCAGCTTCTTGCGGGCTTCGACGGCCTGCCCCTCTTCGAGCAGATTGGACTTCAAACGCCCTTTCAATTTTTCAATGGAATTGACGACTTCTTCCGCAGTGGAGAATTTCGCCAGCCGTTCGACCACGGGCAGTAATCGCACGATGCAATCGTAACGCTGCGCTTTCTCGGCTTCATCGAGAAATGACATGCACCGGACAGTAAACGGAGGCAATAGCCCATTAGGAATGTTTTTGGCGATCTCCTCCAGGATATTGGTCCACTCTTCAAAACTGTCGATCTGGAACCAGCGCGAATGGCTGGCAACGACTTTGAACGCTTTGTCGAAATCGAGTAATTTCACATACTGTTTGCGCGCCGCGGTGAAGTAGATGAACCGAGACTCGGGAGCTTGAGCTACAGATTCCGCGAGTTTCGCAAAGCGGTCCCCACTACTGGTTATCACTTCGGTTTTTTCCGAATCCAGTAACGCGGCTTCTTTTTGCTTGAACTCCTGCCAGAGCGATTTGAGCGTATTGAAATCCGGCACCGGGAGAGGTTGCGGAGGCAACAGAGCCATCTCCAGATTCCCAACCGGGGGAACATCGCCTGCCTCGGCAGCTTGCAGCCTAACGATTTGTGTCTTTCCCTCGCTCAGCGCAACTGCAACCAGATCCCCACTGGAAGTCGAGTCGAGACTATAGGGTTTCGCTTCGAGAGTTGTGGGTGTGCCATCGAATTTTTTCAAAGGGTACGTGGTCGAGATTAAGCCCCGCTCCAGAGAGCAGGCCAATAAGGATTTATCCGATGGCATCTGACGGAAGGCGGTGAGGGTATCCTTACCGCCGGACAGCGACTCGAGTTTCTGGTCACTTACCGGGTTCCAGACGGTAAGTTCGTTATCGTCTCCCAGAGAAATCAACTTACCGCCATCATGGGAGAATGCTAGCTGGGTGATACTCTTACCCTTGGCACTCCCCTTCCACTTATTCAGTTTCTTGTAGGTCTTCGCATCGATGCGCTGGATAGAGCCATCACTCATCCCGACGGCTAAGATCGAATCGTCCGGAGTGACGGCCAAAGATGTTACGGCTCCCGTGCTAGCCAGATTCACGGATTTAATCGGCTCCTTGTTGCCCAACTTCCAGAAATCCACATCGCCGGCCGTGTTGCCGGTGAAGAGGATTTGTTCGTCGGAGGAAATGGCGAGTGCGCGAACACCTCCTCGAAGGTTCACCAACCGTTGGGTGGTATCTCCCGATTCGAGTTGAATCACGAAAATCGTCCCGCCATCAGTCACGGCAATCGATTTCCCGGAAGGGAACATCAACAGGCCCCGAGCGGGACTTTCCAATTTGACGAGTTTTTTAGCATCCGTGAAATCGGGTCGGTGCAAGAGCACTAACTGATCGTCGCCAGTGGTCACCAGAGCAGAACCATCTTTTCGCAATACTGAAAAGCGCACGGCCTCCTGATGGCCTTTGAGGATACCTGACTGAAAAACCGGTTTTTTGACAGTGTTGGCGAGGAGTCCTTTCGGGTCTTCCTTCTTGATTTCTTTAGGGGGAACCTCAACGGGCTTGGCAATATCCGAAGCCGCATCCGTTTTAACCGGTGGGGTGATGCCGGACTTGGGTGTCAAAACCTCTTTTTCTGAGTCCTTTTTTTCTAACTGAGTCGCGACTTTTGTTTCTTCGACGCCCTTCCCGGCGATTTGCGTGAAGTAGTAAGCAGCGCCTCCACCGCCCGCCAACAGCAGGATTCCGAAAACCCACTTCAAAGCCCCGCCCTGTTTTCGGGGGCTTTTTCGCTTCTTCATCGTGAATTCATCGAACCCGGCGGCAACCACCAAACTCGGTTTGACCGGCGATGCGGGGGGAGTTGCTGCAGGAAGAGGCGTGGCTGACACGTGCCCTGGAGATACGGGTATCTCCTGTTTCCACCAGTCCACCTTCTTGGCTTTGGGCTGCGCGGGTTCCACGGGGGCATCATCCCACCAAGCCGACGGATCGTTGGTGGCCCGAGTCGATTCATCCGCCAGATCCAGGGGTTCCACATCCGAACCTTCGTCTTCCGAGGCGGCTTTAGTGGAGTTGGATTGATGCAGGTACCCTTTTGGATTATTTTCGTACTGTTCCCGCTTGGCCGGATTGCTCAGAATATCTCGGGCTTCCTGAATTTCCTTAACGATTTTGGCATACAGCTGGGCATGCGGGCCCTTTTTATGTTGGCTGATTTGGAGAATCCGTAGCATGCAGGCGTCTGAAATTGCTTCCGGATCTCGTTCGCTGGACGAAATTCCCAGAAGGGCATACAGCGAAGGCGGACGCTGTACTTTCGAAATACTCAACCAGTCGTGATAAGGATCGAACACCCTTCGTCCCCTGAAAAACTAAGCGTAATTCGCAACATTTTAAGGATAACTCAAGCCAGGCTTCGCGCAAAGCGAATTGATGGGAAGTTTCCGGGAAGGCCCGCGCATCCTACTTTTTTACCCAATTGCTGCTTTAATTAGTAGACGCGGATAAAGCGGAATTCGTTCTCGAAATCGGCACAGATAAGGCTAAAGCGAGATTTTTTCGTACCCAGGCGAATCCCCAATGCTCGACGAGATGTTTACATTCGGTATTTTCAGTTACGTTTCCCTATTTGTCATGGTCGATCCCATTGGAAATCTTCCCATTTTTCTGGGAATGACCAATAAGTTGAATCCCCATCAGCAAAATGGCGTAGCCCTGAGAGCCACTCTGATTTCGTATCTGATTCTGATAGCCATTGCTTTCACCGGACAGGCTATCTTTCGCTTCTTCGACATTCGCATCGAAGAACTCAAAATCGTTGGCGGGATTATCTTCTTCATCGTCGGCTACGAAATGTTGCATGCCCGCCTCTCCCGCACCAATATCGACGAGGAAAGCACCCACGACTACGCCCACGACATCGCTCTAACCCCCTTGGGAATCCCCATGCTTTGCGGCCCGGGGGCGATGGCCAACACAATGGTTTTGTGGAATCTCGCCGACTCGATTCCCAAAAAAATGACGGTCATCATTACCCTGACGCTCGTTATGGTCACCACCCTGATCATCTTGCTGGGCGGTAAAAGACTGACGAAATTTCTCGGCGAGAGTGGCAACAAGGTCATGCTGCGGCTCATGGGTCTGATAACCATGGTGATAGCCGTGCACTTTTTCTTCGATGGGCTCAAGCCTATTCTCCGGGATATCCTGAACATCCCTGAAAAGGCTGCTGGTTGAAGCCGTCGGCGATTCCGAGCAAGGCTAACTTTCGGTTCGAAAAGCCTTTAGGATTCCTAAGATAAACGACAGTCAACACCAGCGACGCTGAGGAATCCCATGCGTTTTCTGATTCTGGGTAACGAAAAGAAACTTCAGGTTCGCGAGCAGGCGGAATTACTGGCTCGAGAAATCCCGGCGGCCGGGGGGCAGGTGGTGCTGATCGATCTCAATTCCGAAAGTAATCTCGAACATGTCGAAGCGGATGTGGCCTTAGTTCTTGGCGGCGACGGGGCAATTCTTCGAGCTTCCCGGCAGATGAACACCCACCAGATCCCTGTTCTGGGAATCAATTATGGTCGGCTGGGGTTTCTGGCCGACTTGTCCACCGATGAAGTTCTGCCGCAATTGAAGTCAGTCGTCGAAGGCAGATTCCGACTTTGCAAACATCTGATGTTCGAATGCGAAATCGAAGGTAACGGTAAATTTCACAAATATTTAGGATTGAACGAAGTCGTCATCCGAAGTTCGCCGCCATTTCATATGGTCGATTTATCTTTGTCCATCGATGGCGAAGAGGTCTCCCGTTTCCTCGGTGACGGTATCATTGTCAGCACACCCATCGGTTCGACCGCCTACTCCCTCGCGGCGGGCGGTCCGATCCTAAGCCAGGAACTACCCGTATTCGTAATCACTCAAATGTGCGGACACACATTAACATATCGTCCTCTGGTAGACTCCGCACAAAAAACATATTCGATACGATTGGAAGCAACGGATGGAGCCTGCGTTGTGATCGACGGGCAGGAATTGATAGAACTGGCTTCTCTCCAGACCGTCACGGTTCGCAAGTCGGCCGTGGAGTTCCAGACGATTAAGGTCGGGTCTAAGACTTATTATCGTACCCTGCGAGACAAGTTGAACTGGGGGACGACTCCCAATTACCGCGGGAATAAGCTTTCATGATCTCGCGAACTCCCCCGCTCCTCGCTCCGTAATAAACGAAAACTCGGGATACTGCATAAACATGAGTACTACGCTTCTAGAAATTCTCGGTGTCAGTCAGCTATTGATGCTGGTGCTTATTTTTTCGGCATTGCCTTGGGTTTTTTCGCTATTGCCCGGCGGTGTCAGCCATCGGCAGACCGAGCTTGCCGACCTGGCAGCACGGGACAAAGATTTTTCGAACCGCAAAATCGGTTCCTACTCCGGAATTTGGAGTAAAGAATTCTGGACGATCATTCTCGCCGTGAATTTCTTCGGCGTGGCGATGCTCACCTATCTGATCAACAATTTCCGCGATGGACAGAAACTGGCAGAATACGGCCGGTATTACGGCTGTTTCCTGCATCTGAATCTGGCGGCCGATTTCTTCGTCTTCGTCTTCTATGGAATGCTGAAATTCTGGCCTAAAGGGGGAGCAGTTGCACTGGCCGCTTTCCGGGAAAGCGTTCGTTCGCCGATGTACTGGGTGATCTGCCTGCTTTCGATGTTCCTTCTGGTTCTTTCGATGCTGGTACCCTACTTCACCTTCGGTGAAGATTATAAAGTCTTCAAGCAAATGAGCTTCGACATCGTAATGTTCGCAGCACTTCTCTTCGGTATGCTGGCGATCAGTATCTCGGTTTATGAAGAAATCGAAGGTCGAACGGCCATCACCGTGATGAGTAAGCCGATCAGTCGCCGTCAGTTCATGATCGGGAAGTATCTCGGTATCCTCCTGGCCAGCGGGGCCATGATGATGATTCTTGGCTGGTTGTTGACCTGGACGCTGTACATCCAACCGCGATTTAACAAGCTGGATGATGTGATCGATTATCTGCCCATCGAAATGACTCAAAAAGTGGGCCCGCTCTGCGATAAATTGATGTTCACACCAGAAGGCCAAGCGGTGACGCACGGCGTCGGGATCTGGTTCGGCGAAACGCTCGCACATCACCTCGGCCTGCTTTTGACCTTCGGTCAGGTGATGGTACTGCTGGCTATCTCGGCCGCGTTGGCGACTCGTATGCCGTTCGCGATCAACATCGTGATCTGCCTTATGGTCTTCCTTTTGGGTCATCTGTCGCCGGTTCTGGCCTCGGCGACCGAACGATTGGGCGACGACTTTTCGCTCATGCTCGTCGGTTTCATCGCCAAACTGTTCAACGTGGTCTTCCCTGCGCTGGATTACTTCCAGTTTGGACCGGCGATTATTCGCGAGAACCCGATCCCGATCTGGTCGTTCACCCAGTACGTGCTGACTATCGTGGCCTACGCGATACTTTACTCGACAATTGCAATACTTATCGGTTTGCTCTTGTTTGAGGATCGCGATCTGGCGTAGGATGCATTGATCGCCCTAACTGAGCATCTTAATGCGAGGCCCCCGTGGCAACGGTTCCTCAGGAAGAGGGTCGATCCTTCGCTTACCTGGAATCGACCCCGTTTCGTAAATTCCTGGGCGTTATATACGCCTGTTTCGACGTCTTCCTCTTCTGCGGTCTGATAATACTCCTTGGCCTTTTCGTCGATTTTCTGACGAATCAGGGGAAGATACCCCATCTGTCCGATCTGCCGCTGGCGGATCAAAAAAGCATCCTGACGGAATGGAAAAACTACGACGCCGACTATCGACGGAAGATCGTCCAGGAGGCCGGCTTCGACTTTCCTTCGCCCGATTCGGTCTCGGATCCGGAGGCTTCCCGGAAAAATGCACTTCTTTATCGCCTGATAGGCAAAGAAGTTGCCCCGCTCGTGTTGGAAGCCTCTGCGGACGATTTGCAGAAATGGGCCCGACAGAATGGACCGATCAACGACCCTTACTGGTCCGCCCTGCTGGAAAACGAACTTCGCTGGCAAATACTCTTGCGGACTCGCCTTCAGGAAAAAGTGTCCAACTCAGCTGCTGAGTCTATCCATGTAGTCCAGAAAACGAGCGACAATCCGACGATTCAAAATCCCGTCGGACCGTTGCCTTCCGCCGGTGTAATCTCTCTTTTAGCTCGCAATACACAGCATTGGTCGTTTCCACTACTTGCTCTGAAAACTCGTTTTTCCCCCTGGTTAACTAGCGGCAGCGAACTGAGTCTGAACACCCGTTATCTCCTTACGCTGTTTGCCTGCGGACTTCTTTTAACCGCGCTGAGATTCGGCGTTTCGATTCTGATCAATCGCCACGCCGCCCGACTGACATTGCATGCGGTAACGAACCTGCGGCGAGGGATATATCACCATTGTCATCGGTTGGGAAATCTTTCGCTGGTGGGCGATGGGACCAGCGGGGCGAGTACCCTATTTATTCGGGAAGTGGAGGCGGTACAGGATGAATTTTTCGTCCGTTACGCCAATCAATATCGTTACACTCTCTATCTGATTGCCTTGCCCATTCTGGCGCTGGCG
The genomic region above belongs to Telmatocola sphagniphila and contains:
- a CDS encoding vWA domain-containing protein, whose product is MPYTAEISRTNPTCILFLIDQSSSMEGPFGGQQGKKKSEGVADAINRVLQNLVLKCAKADGVRDYFHIGVIGYGDTVTPLLKNVSENKVLHPISAVATSPMRVEQRKRLVDDGAGGFTEQSYRFPIWFEPVAEGKTAMYGALELAKQVIGGFLLRFPKCFPPLIINLTDGQPSDANPMQIASEIRALSSTDGQVLLFNAHISEQETVPVSFPSDDNRLPDIYAKVLLRMSSVLPDKLRLAAEEEGFAVNPNSRGFMFNADLVALVRFLEIGTRVASHVR
- a CDS encoding MarC family protein — encoded protein: MLDEMFTFGIFSYVSLFVMVDPIGNLPIFLGMTNKLNPHQQNGVALRATLISYLILIAIAFTGQAIFRFFDIRIEELKIVGGIIFFIVGYEMLHARLSRTNIDEESTHDYAHDIALTPLGIPMLCGPGAMANTMVLWNLADSIPKKMTVIITLTLVMVTTLIILLGGKRLTKFLGESGNKVMLRLMGLITMVIAVHFFFDGLKPILRDILNIPEKAAG
- a CDS encoding NAD(+)/NADH kinase, which gives rise to MRFLILGNEKKLQVREQAELLAREIPAAGGQVVLIDLNSESNLEHVEADVALVLGGDGAILRASRQMNTHQIPVLGINYGRLGFLADLSTDEVLPQLKSVVEGRFRLCKHLMFECEIEGNGKFHKYLGLNEVVIRSSPPFHMVDLSLSIDGEEVSRFLGDGIIVSTPIGSTAYSLAAGGPILSQELPVFVITQMCGHTLTYRPLVDSAQKTYSIRLEATDGACVVIDGQELIELASLQTVTVRKSAVEFQTIKVGSKTYYRTLRDKLNWGTTPNYRGNKLS
- a CDS encoding ABC transporter permease; translated protein: MSTTLLEILGVSQLLMLVLIFSALPWVFSLLPGGVSHRQTELADLAARDKDFSNRKIGSYSGIWSKEFWTIILAVNFFGVAMLTYLINNFRDGQKLAEYGRYYGCFLHLNLAADFFVFVFYGMLKFWPKGGAVALAAFRESVRSPMYWVICLLSMFLLVLSMLVPYFTFGEDYKVFKQMSFDIVMFAALLFGMLAISISVYEEIEGRTAITVMSKPISRRQFMIGKYLGILLASGAMMMILGWLLTWTLYIQPRFNKLDDVIDYLPIEMTQKVGPLCDKLMFTPEGQAVTHGVGIWFGETLAHHLGLLLTFGQVMVLLAISAALATRMPFAINIVICLMVFLLGHLSPVLASATERLGDDFSLMLVGFIAKLFNVVFPALDYFQFGPAIIRENPIPIWSFTQYVLTIVAYAILYSTIAILIGLLLFEDRDLA